The Verrucomicrobium spinosum DSM 4136 = JCM 18804 genome includes a region encoding these proteins:
- a CDS encoding anti-sigma factor family protein, which translates to MNYEDHPDLTAYAMGELNAAQTTRVCQWLASSPEARAELELIQETLSVLQEAPSIPRRTLNPRQRETVLAMASTPARDAAVIPFATPAQTYRRPMWNAVKYAAAASLAVGAFVVGQKSASPGASTPASPSLATTNEPIPANPVPAAPVVEIASISTRVEPLDFVPVMAPPVIAQESAAPVAMHVEAALDGVVLTPEVRASAQLAVLAESPASNPAPRPAPPAFSIKAFAMAHRTQQDAISLQPKLLRPAKLPVPDEFAGVKLASPMSGGQKPGPEPLRKPDPQPALNIHSWKAEIASCPWDSSRRLLRFVARVPVNQPGVEVNEATYQLVAKFDPFHVQGYRLVAEKHMPPTAGGTLATRFAWYEIIPSRNFAATTERPVTLGTIELAQPRSANVANPTPLKILDRGQTWQDSREDFVFETAMVGFSLLLQGTENVGALNHKLVLDIAEGTKGADPQGERAKFIQGVRQAQRIAGL; encoded by the coding sequence ATGAACTACGAAGATCACCCTGACCTCACCGCCTATGCCATGGGCGAGTTGAATGCCGCGCAGACCACGCGGGTATGTCAGTGGCTTGCCAGCTCCCCGGAAGCCCGGGCCGAGCTTGAGCTCATTCAAGAAACGCTTTCCGTGCTTCAGGAGGCACCCTCCATCCCACGGCGCACATTGAACCCCCGTCAGCGGGAGACTGTGCTGGCCATGGCCAGCACCCCGGCCCGCGATGCTGCGGTCATCCCTTTTGCCACCCCAGCCCAAACCTACCGCCGCCCCATGTGGAATGCGGTCAAATATGCCGCCGCCGCCAGCCTGGCAGTGGGAGCCTTTGTGGTGGGCCAAAAGTCTGCCTCACCTGGTGCGAGCACTCCCGCTTCCCCAAGCTTGGCGACGACCAACGAACCCATCCCGGCCAATCCTGTTCCCGCAGCGCCGGTTGTGGAAATAGCCTCGATCTCCACCCGGGTGGAACCCCTGGACTTCGTTCCCGTCATGGCCCCTCCCGTCATCGCGCAGGAGTCCGCTGCCCCAGTGGCCATGCATGTAGAAGCCGCGCTCGACGGCGTAGTGCTGACGCCTGAGGTGCGTGCCTCCGCGCAACTCGCAGTCCTGGCGGAATCTCCCGCCAGCAACCCTGCCCCCCGCCCAGCCCCTCCGGCCTTCTCCATAAAGGCCTTTGCCATGGCTCATCGCACGCAACAGGATGCTATCTCTCTACAGCCCAAGCTCCTCCGCCCCGCCAAACTTCCTGTTCCAGATGAATTCGCCGGGGTAAAGCTGGCATCTCCTATGTCTGGTGGTCAAAAACCAGGTCCGGAGCCGCTTCGCAAACCCGATCCCCAACCTGCGCTGAACATCCACTCATGGAAGGCAGAAATCGCTTCCTGCCCATGGGATTCCAGCCGCCGCTTGTTGCGCTTTGTCGCCCGCGTACCGGTGAACCAGCCAGGAGTGGAGGTGAACGAAGCCACCTACCAGCTCGTGGCAAAGTTTGACCCTTTCCACGTGCAGGGCTATCGCCTTGTGGCGGAGAAACATATGCCTCCCACTGCTGGCGGCACCCTGGCCACCCGTTTTGCCTGGTACGAGATCATTCCCTCCCGGAACTTCGCCGCTACCACGGAACGACCGGTAACGCTGGGCACTATCGAGTTGGCCCAGCCGCGGAGCGCGAACGTTGCCAACCCGACCCCGCTTAAGATTCTTGATCGTGGCCAGACTTGGCAGGATTCACGTGAGGACTTCGTGTTTGAGACTGCCATGGTCGGATTTAGCCTCCTTCTCCAAGGCACGGAGAATGTGGGCGCCCTGAACCACAAGCTGGTGCTCGACATCGCTGAAGGCACCAAAGGTGCGGATCCGCAAGGTGAGCGGGCCAAATTTATCCAAGGGGTACGTCAGGCTCAGCGCATTGCCGGGCTTTGA